The nucleotide window GCGTGCGGGTGGTGGAGTGAATGGAGAAGAGTAAATGAGAGCAGGAGCGAATATGGACAGGAGACGTTTTTTGGGAACTGCGGGGCTGGGATTGACGGTACTTTCTGGCGCGCTCGGCCGTGTGGCGGACCATCGGCCGAAGCTGACGATTTTGCAGACGAACGATACGCACTCGCGCATCGATCCGTTTCCGATGGATGGCAGCCGCAATCAAGGCTTGGGCGGAATCGCTAGACGGAAGGTATTGGTCGATCGGATACGCGACCGGGAGGAGCATACGCTGTTGGTCGATAGCGGCGACATGTTTCAAGGGACGCCTTACTATAACCTCTACGGAGGGGAGGTGGAAATCGAAGCCATGAACCGTGTCGGCTACGATGTGGCCACGGTGGGGAACCATGAGTTCGACAATGGAATTGCGGGCTTGGAGAAGACGATGCCTTTGGCCCGCTTCGAGTGGGTTTCCAGCAATTTGGACTGGAGTGGAGCGAAGTCGCTCGCCCCCTTGGTCAAGCCTTGGACGATCAGGGAGATCGGGCCGTTCAAGGTGGGCTTGTTCGGCGTTTTGTGCGAGTTGAAGGGCATGGTTGCGTCTCACAATCATGTGGGGGTGATTTACTTGGATCCGGTGGAGTCGGCGCGTCGTTCGGTTGCGGAACTGAAGGCCCGCGGCTGCAACCTGATCGTTTGCCTTTCGCACATGGGTTACCGCACCCGCTACGAAGGAGAGCAGATGCGGGACGACCGTTTTCCGGCGCAGGTTGAGGGGATCGACTTGGTCTTGGGCGGGCATTCGCACACCTTTTTGGACGATTTGGTAGCGTTGCCGCGCAAAGGTGGCGGCGTGACGCGGGTGACGCAGCAAGGCTGGGCGGGGATGCGGCTCGGTCGCGTCGAGGTGAGGCTGGAGCGAGGGGATGGCCTGGCGATGAGGCAGGATCCGTTAGTGGTGGCTTGATTGGCAGCTCCTCCCTTGTCTTTCGGGGAAAAGTACTCTAGCGATTCCGGTCCTCACACATTATCGCAAAATGAAAGTTAAGAAAGTAGGTATCCTTACGGCAGGCGGCTTGGCCCCTTGTCTTTCCTCGGCAATTGGCGGCTTGATTCAGCGCTACACGGAAATCGATCCGGACGTGGAGATCATTTGCTACAAGAACGGCTACTACGGCTTGCTCAAGGGCTTGAGCTACGAGGTGACTCCGGAGGTTCGCAAGAACGCGGGCAATCTGCACTTGTTTGGCGGCAGCCCGATCGGCAACAGCCGCGTGAAGCTGACCAACGTGAAGGATTGCGTGAAGCGCGGTTTGGTGAAGGAAGGCGAAGATCCACAGAAGGTGGCTGCTGACCAGTTGGTGAAGGACGGCGTGGACGTGTTGCACACCATCGGTGGCGACGACACCAACACCGCGGCGGCGGATCTCGCGGCCTACTTGGCGAAGAACGACTACGCCCTGCGCGTGATCGGTCTGCCCAAGACCATCGACAACGACGTTTACCCGATCAAGCAGTCCCTCGGCGCCTATACGGCGGCGGAGCACGGGGCGAACTATTTTGAAAACGTGGTGGCGGAGCACAATTCCAGCCCCCGTATGCTGATCATCCATGAGGTGATGGGTCGCCATTGCGGTTGGCTCGCGGCTTACACGGCCTACGAGTACCACAAGCGCCAGAAGTGCCGCTACTGGGTGCCGGAAATCGGCCTCTCGCGCGAGCGTCACGACGTGCATGCGGTCTACGTGCCGGAGCTCAGCATCGATCTGGAAGCGGAGGCGGCTCGCTTGCGCAAGCAGCTGGACGAGCACGACGCGGTCAACATCTTCCTCTCTGAGGGCGCCGGCGTGGCCGACATCGTGGCCCAGAAGGAAGCGGCGGGCGAGGAGATCATCCGTGACGCTTTCGGTCACGTGCAGCTCGACTTCATCAACCCAGGCCAGTACTTCGCCAAGCAGTTCAAGGAACTGATCGGGGCGGAGAAGGTGCTCGTGCAGAAGAGCGGCTACTACTCTCGCGCGGCGGCGGCCAACGCCAAGGATCTCAACCTTATCAAGAGCTGCACGGACAAGGCTGTGGAAGCGGCCTTCGCGGGCGAGAGCGGCGTGATCGGCCACGACGAAAACAACCGCGACATCCTGCGGGCTTGCGAATTCGAGCGCGTGGCGGGCGGCAAGCCGTTCAACACGAACGAGCCTTGGTTCGACGAGTTGCTCTCGGAGATCGGCCAGCCTAAGGGCAAGGTGCAGGATACGAGCCACTAAGGGAAAGGGTTGGACAAATGCGTCTTCGGAGAAGCCGCGCCACCTGTTCCGGATTTTGAATATGAAGGCCGACGCGTAGTTTGCGCGTCGGTCTTTTTTATGGGAAGCGGCCTTGCTCCGCGATTTGTGACACGAAAAAGCCCGTCTTCCTAGGGGAGACGGGCTTGCAATATGGGTTGAGGATCGCGGCGCGAGGCCGCTTCCTACCTTCCTAGAACAGTTGCTCGTCAAGGAACTGGTAGAGTTCTTCTTCGCTGACGCGCTTTTGCTCGGTGGTGTCGCGATCACGCAAGGTGACGCTGCCGTCCTTCTCGATGGTGTCGAAGTCGATGGTGACGCAGTAGGGCGTGCCGGCTTCGTCTTGGCGACGGTAGCGCTTGCCGATGGCTCCGGCGGTGTCCCAGAAGACGTTGTAGCGGCGGGAGAGCTTGTCGAAGATGGCGCGGGCGCGTTCCACGAGCTCGGGCTTGTTCTTGAGAAGCGGCAGCACGGCCACCTTGTAGGGGGCGATGCGCGGGTGGAATTTCATGACCGTACGCTTCTCGCCGCCGACTTCGTCTTCCGTGTAGGCGGCGGTGAGCAGGGCGAGCAAGAGGCGATCTACGCCGAGCGAGGGCTCGATGACGTGCGGGATGTACTTCTTCTTGGCCGCTTCGTCGAAGATCTCCATGGGCTTGCCGGAGTGTTCGGCGTGCTGGGTGAGGTCGAAGTCGCCGCGGGCGGCGATGCCCCAGAGCTCTTGTTCGCCGAAGGGGAACTGGAAGGTGATGTCGGTGCAGGCTTTGGCGTAATGGGCCAGCTTTTCGTGCACGTCGCGGCCGAGCATTTCCTCGGGGAGGCCGATAGAGAGCAGCCAATCGTGGCAGT belongs to Pelagicoccus enzymogenes and includes:
- a CDS encoding metallophosphatase — protein: MDRRRFLGTAGLGLTVLSGALGRVADHRPKLTILQTNDTHSRIDPFPMDGSRNQGLGGIARRKVLVDRIRDREEHTLLVDSGDMFQGTPYYNLYGGEVEIEAMNRVGYDVATVGNHEFDNGIAGLEKTMPLARFEWVSSNLDWSGAKSLAPLVKPWTIREIGPFKVGLFGVLCELKGMVASHNHVGVIYLDPVESARRSVAELKARGCNLIVCLSHMGYRTRYEGEQMRDDRFPAQVEGIDLVLGGHSHTFLDDLVALPRKGGGVTRVTQQGWAGMRLGRVEVRLERGDGLAMRQDPLVVA
- a CDS encoding pyrophosphate--fructose-6-phosphate 1-phosphotransferase; the protein is MKVKKVGILTAGGLAPCLSSAIGGLIQRYTEIDPDVEIICYKNGYYGLLKGLSYEVTPEVRKNAGNLHLFGGSPIGNSRVKLTNVKDCVKRGLVKEGEDPQKVAADQLVKDGVDVLHTIGGDDTNTAAADLAAYLAKNDYALRVIGLPKTIDNDVYPIKQSLGAYTAAEHGANYFENVVAEHNSSPRMLIIHEVMGRHCGWLAAYTAYEYHKRQKCRYWVPEIGLSRERHDVHAVYVPELSIDLEAEAARLRKQLDEHDAVNIFLSEGAGVADIVAQKEAAGEEIIRDAFGHVQLDFINPGQYFAKQFKELIGAEKVLVQKSGYYSRAAAANAKDLNLIKSCTDKAVEAAFAGESGVIGHDENNRDILRACEFERVAGGKPFNTNEPWFDELLSEIGQPKGKVQDTSH